A stretch of Pseudophryne corroboree isolate aPseCor3 chromosome 9, aPseCor3.hap2, whole genome shotgun sequence DNA encodes these proteins:
- the PTGS2 gene encoding prostaglandin G/H synthase 2 translates to MIAHGIVFCLLLLSSYAANPCCSNPCQNRGVCMTVGQERYECDCTRTGYYGENCSSPEFVTWLRITLKPSPNTVHYILTHFKGIWNIINNISFLRDKIMQYVLTSRSHLIDSPPTYNSHYDYKSWEAYSNLSYYTRSLPPVREDCPTAMGVKGKKELPSVKLIVEKFLLRRKFIPDPQGSNVMFAFFAQHFTHQFFKTDTKRGAAFTKALGHGVDLNHIYGESLDRQHKLRLKKNGKLKFQIIDDEMYPPTVKDTGVDMIYPPHMPEHLQFAVGQDVFGLVPGLMMYATIWLREHNRVCDILMQEHPEWDDERLFQTARLILIGETIKIVIEDYVQHLSGYHFKLKFDPELLFNQRFQYQNRIAAEFNTLYHWHPLLPDAFQIHEKEYNYQQFLYNNSVILEHGISQMVESFTNQNAGRVAGGRNFPAAVFRVAVASIEQSREMKYQSLNQYRKHFMLKPFKSFEELTGEKEMSAELEKLYGDIDAMEFYPGLLVEKPRPGAIFGETMVEIGAPFSLKGLLGNPICSPEYWKPSTFGGKVGFDIVNTASLQNLICHNVKNCPVTSFHVLKSKPAESASINASSNSALDDVNPTLLLKERSSEL, encoded by the exons ATGATCGCACACGGCATCGTGTTCTGCTTACTGCTGCTCTCCTCCTATGCAG CAAATCCATGCTGCTCTAACCCATGCCAGAACAGAGGTGTGTGTATGACTGTGGGCCAAGAACGATATGAATGTGATTGCACGAGAACGGGATACTATGGAGAAAACTGTTCCAGCC CTGAATTTGTAACATGGTTGAGAATTACCTTGAAGCCCTCACCCAATACTGTGCACTACATATTAACTCACTTCAAAGGCATCTGGAACATAATCAATAATATTTCATTCCTGCGGGATAAAATCATGCAGTATGTGCTAACAT CAAGGTCACATCTGATTGATAGCCCGCCCACATACAACAGCCACTACGACTACAAAAGCTGGGAAGCATACTCCAACCTTTCGTACTATACGCGGTCCCTGCCGCCAGTGAGAGAAGATTGCCCAACTGCTATGGGAGTTAAAG GAAAGAAGGAGCTCCCAAGCGTCAAACTAATCGTAGAAAAGTTCTTACTTAGAAGAAAGTTCATTCCTGACCCACAAGGAAGTAATGTCATGTTTGCTTTCTTTGCTCAACATTTTACGCACCAGTTCTTTAAAACTGATACCAAAAGGGGAGCCGCCTTCACTAAAGCACTCGGGCATGGG GTTGATTTAAACCATATCTATGGAGAAAGCTTAGATAGACAACATAAGTTACGTCTAAAAAAGAACGGAAAATTAAAATTCCAG ATTATTGATGATGAGATGTACCCACCAACAGTAAAAGATACAGGGGTTGACATGATATATCCACCACACATGCCGGAACATCTTCAATTTGCAGTTGGGCAGGATGTATTTGGTCTTGTCCCAGGATTGATGATGTATGCTACTATTTGGCTAAGGGAACACAACAGGGTCTGTGACATACTGATGCAGGAGCATCCTGAGTGGGACGATGAGCGTTTATTCCAGACTGCAAGACTTATATTGATTG GTGAGACCATCAAGATTGTAATTGAAGATTATGTGCAGCACCTCAGTGGATATCATTTTAAACTGAAGTTTGACCCAGAATTGCTGTTCAACCAGAGATTCCAATACCAGAACCGAATTGCGGCCGAATTCAACACCCTGTACCATTGGCATCCTCTTCTGCCTGACGCATTCCAGATACACGAGAaagagtataactatcagcaatttCTCTATAATAATTCTGTCATTCTGGAACATGGAATATCACAGATGGTTGAATCTTTCACCAATCAAAATGCAGGAAGG GTGGCCGGAGGCAGAAACTTCCCAGCAGCGGTATTCAGAGTGGCAGTAGCTTCAATAGAGCAAAGCAGGGAGATGAAATATCAGTCCCTTAATCAGTACAGGAAACATTTCATGCTAAAACCTTTCAAATCCTTTGAGGAGCTGACAG gTGAAAAAGAAATGTCTGCTGAACTTGAGAAGCTGTATGGCGACATTGATGCTATGGAATTCTACCCAGGCCTACTGGTGGAAAAGCCACGTCCAGGAGCTATATTTGGGGAGACCATGGTTGAAATTGGAGCTCCTTTTTCTCTGAAAGGTCTATTGGGGAACCCAATTTGTTCTCCTGAATACTGGAAGCCTAGTACTTTTGGCGGAAAGGTGGGCTTTGACATTGTGAATACTGCTTCTTTACAAAATCTCATCTGTCACAATGTAAAAAACTGTCCAGTTACATCATTTCATGTATTAAAGAGCAAGCCTGCTGAATCAGCAAGCATTAATGCAAGCTCAAACTCTGCATTGGACGATGTAAACCCTACTCTTCTACTGAAAGAACGCTCATCGGAACTGTAA